In the Pseudoalteromonas tunicata genome, one interval contains:
- a CDS encoding organic hydroperoxide resistance protein → MNVLDTVLYTAKATATGGREGSAKSDDGRLDVNLSTPKGLGGDDGAGTNPEQLFAAGYAACFIGALKFVAGQAKIALPKETHINAEVSIGPIPAGFGIAVKLAVSLGEMDKEQAQTLVEQAHAVCPYSNATRGNIAVELSVI, encoded by the coding sequence ATGAACGTGTTAGACACCGTACTTTATACAGCAAAAGCAACAGCAACAGGCGGCCGTGAAGGCAGCGCTAAATCTGACGATGGCCGTTTGGATGTTAATTTATCAACACCAAAAGGGTTAGGTGGAGATGATGGTGCCGGCACAAATCCTGAGCAATTGTTTGCAGCGGGTTACGCGGCGTGTTTTATCGGCGCACTTAAATTTGTTGCAGGTCAAGCTAAAATTGCATTACCAAAAGAAACCCATATAAATGCTGAAGTGTCTATTGGGCCAATTCCAGCAGGTTTTGGTATTGCGGTAAAATTAGCGGTATCACTGGGTGAAATGGATAAAGAGCAAGCGCAAACACTTGTTGAACAAGCTCATGCTGTATGCCCATATTCAAATGCAACGCGTGGTAATATTGCAGTTGAATTATCAGTTATTTAA
- a CDS encoding sensory transduction protein kinase gives MNKPKTLINYLKIKLSIVFVAITLLVITLLIHNHYLALDDATEYYMHYDGEVLSKAYKPGDNIIEFDQGVKEYYFSVTELPASLQTKRSFPVNTLTIVEHQQQVIYIYPYQAIPTATPFYVLHYFIADDLNSLTVWVIVGCLLGLVALLTFLQHISNFIAHQLCLTTPWISQLAESAKPIALPNNLIFNEIIEPLNALNHIKQYNADLVQQQQTSLHHQQTLVQFLAHELRTPIAVQQAAFSRLAQLDDITEPVLNAIAKAHCANNQMQQLSQGLLLLWQTESLSTTRFNLVPLLNQSQMQLAEAGYSIALNIKPTAEPCYINSNQQLWLLLINNVLQNAAKYSALQSADVNLTSDSICFTNTPEINNNLPQGHGVGLFIIQQIANRLDLTLTIKQQSDQFSLTVNWAKK, from the coding sequence ATGAACAAGCCTAAAACCTTGATCAATTATTTGAAAATTAAGTTGAGTATTGTATTTGTTGCCATCACTTTGTTAGTAATTACATTATTAATTCATAACCATTACTTGGCACTAGATGATGCGACCGAGTATTACATGCACTACGATGGCGAAGTACTTAGCAAGGCTTATAAACCAGGGGATAACATTATTGAATTTGACCAAGGTGTTAAAGAATATTATTTTTCAGTGACCGAATTACCTGCTAGTTTACAAACAAAACGGTCTTTTCCAGTTAATACCCTCACCATTGTTGAACATCAACAACAGGTGATTTATATCTATCCTTATCAAGCGATACCAACTGCAACACCGTTTTATGTCTTGCATTATTTTATAGCCGATGACCTAAATTCGCTTACCGTATGGGTCATTGTCGGATGCTTACTGGGGTTAGTTGCCTTGCTAACTTTTTTACAACACATCAGTAATTTTATTGCTCACCAGCTTTGTCTAACCACACCATGGATTTCACAATTGGCAGAGAGTGCAAAGCCCATTGCATTGCCAAATAACCTTATTTTTAATGAGATTATCGAGCCACTTAATGCGCTCAATCACATCAAGCAATACAATGCCGACTTAGTTCAACAACAGCAAACGTCACTCCATCACCAACAGACCTTAGTTCAATTTTTAGCTCATGAATTACGCACCCCAATTGCAGTACAACAGGCGGCGTTTTCAAGACTTGCACAACTAGATGATATTACTGAGCCAGTTTTAAATGCAATCGCAAAGGCACATTGTGCCAATAATCAAATGCAACAATTAAGTCAAGGCTTACTGCTACTTTGGCAAACTGAATCGTTATCAACAACTAGGTTTAATCTGGTACCGTTACTTAATCAAAGCCAAATGCAACTGGCAGAAGCGGGCTATTCTATTGCACTGAATATAAAACCCACCGCAGAGCCTTGCTATATCAATAGCAATCAACAACTTTGGTTATTATTAATAAATAATGTTTTACAAAATGCTGCAAAATATAGCGCATTACAATCAGCCGATGTGAACCTCACATCGGATAGCATTTGTTTTACTAATACCCCCGAAATAAATAACAATTTACCACAGGGGCATGGTGTTGGACTCTTCATTATTCAGCAAATAGCAAACAGGCTAGATCTGACGCTAACAATAAAACAACAGAGCGACCAATTTTCGCTCACAGTAAATTGGGCAAAAAAATAA
- a CDS encoding catalase family peroxidase codes for MLIKPILFIALSATSFATVAQTPAPTKATGNDFINVFETLSGKQAGVRKGHAKGVCATGEFEPSEQALHYSNSPLLRSGKSQANIRFSMAGGNPNADERARTPRGIGVQFITEKGEVHNIAGLTTPVFPGKSPEVFLGLLNTLVPNEQGKVDFKKVAEYRKQNPSTLGQFNWLQAHNPPSSYAHTTYFGIHTFYMVNDEGKHTPFRWQLVPETAQKQLTDEQMTSLESSFLAKQLEQDLAQAPIHLQLQAVIGQAGDPVNDPSVQWPADREVIALGRLTLTASGKNQCDPTNFDPNLLAPGFAPSDDAVLKLRSSAYAISFGKRLTGQ; via the coding sequence ATGTTGATTAAACCCATTTTATTTATCGCACTGAGTGCAACAAGTTTTGCAACTGTCGCACAAACCCCTGCGCCAACGAAGGCAACGGGCAACGATTTTATTAACGTATTTGAAACACTATCCGGTAAACAAGCAGGTGTGCGTAAAGGTCATGCTAAAGGGGTGTGTGCAACTGGGGAGTTTGAGCCCAGTGAGCAAGCCTTACACTATTCAAATAGCCCCTTACTTCGAAGCGGCAAAAGCCAAGCGAACATTCGTTTTTCGATGGCCGGTGGCAATCCAAATGCCGATGAGCGCGCACGCACTCCAAGAGGTATTGGGGTGCAATTTATTACTGAAAAAGGTGAAGTTCATAATATTGCAGGGTTAACAACTCCAGTATTTCCGGGAAAATCACCAGAGGTTTTTTTAGGATTACTTAATACCTTAGTACCTAATGAACAAGGAAAAGTTGATTTCAAAAAAGTTGCCGAGTACCGCAAACAAAATCCAAGCACCTTAGGGCAGTTTAACTGGTTGCAGGCGCATAATCCGCCAAGCTCTTATGCGCATACCACCTACTTTGGTATTCATACTTTTTATATGGTCAACGATGAAGGGAAACACACCCCTTTTAGATGGCAATTAGTACCTGAAACAGCGCAAAAGCAGTTGACTGATGAGCAAATGACATCACTTGAATCATCATTTTTGGCCAAGCAACTTGAACAAGATCTAGCGCAAGCGCCTATTCATCTGCAACTGCAAGCGGTAATTGGTCAAGCCGGTGACCCAGTCAATGATCCTTCAGTGCAGTGGCCAGCAGATCGTGAAGTAATCGCTTTAGGCCGATTAACCCTGACTGCTAGTGGCAAAAATCAATGTGACCCAACTAACTTTGACCCTAATTTGTTAGCGCCAGGTTTTGCACCAAGCGATGATGCGGTATTAAAACTGCGTTCAAGTGCTTACGCTATTTCGTTTGGTAAGCGCTTAACTGGGCAATAA
- a CDS encoding DUF2278 family protein, which translates to MPFPTSKKYGVLKARVTQVEGEFTSHKSGMSHYNLICNDSVSGLDYQINIDIQSEVSANVKMLILKDFDTKTQLPSAFETITPGFTPLPCQPGGLALDLIHQPIFTVNQLKDSHPQNAAKIAAGLNEFIQVGTQLVVFGTYYDDSDHQYHQQFITEDESYRDHHMYGVRRHREQQRPSRGVDDVHLNQGTPSIQFQSKDNGVYQDGALFIRNPDGHYTACFFAFAGQCFDTNQQGNCDAQSSLKQSSTMGDTEIKGQV; encoded by the coding sequence ATGCCATTTCCAACATCCAAAAAATACGGTGTGCTAAAAGCAAGGGTCACACAAGTAGAAGGAGAGTTTACTTCTCATAAGTCAGGCATGAGTCATTATAATTTGATTTGTAATGATTCCGTCAGCGGTTTGGATTATCAAATTAATATTGATATTCAAAGCGAAGTGTCGGCAAATGTGAAAATGCTGATATTGAAAGATTTTGATACTAAAACTCAATTACCTAGCGCGTTTGAAACTATCACTCCAGGATTTACCCCCTTACCTTGTCAGCCTGGTGGCTTAGCGTTAGATCTTATTCATCAACCGATTTTTACAGTTAATCAACTCAAAGACAGCCATCCACAAAATGCAGCCAAGATTGCTGCAGGATTAAACGAATTTATCCAAGTCGGTACACAGTTGGTGGTGTTTGGCACTTATTATGATGATAGTGATCATCAGTATCACCAGCAATTTATAACGGAGGATGAAAGTTATCGCGACCATCATATGTATGGGGTACGCCGTCATCGAGAGCAACAACGCCCTTCGCGCGGTGTTGATGATGTGCATTTGAACCAAGGTACGCCTTCAATTCAGTTTCAAAGTAAAGACAATGGAGTTTATCAAGATGGTGCGCTGTTTATCCGTAATCCCGATGGTCATTATACCGCTTGTTTTTTCGCGTTTGCAGGGCAATGTTTTGATACCAATCAACAAGGCAATTGTGATGCCCAAAGTAGCTTAAAGCAAAGCAGCACAATGGGTGATACTGAAATAAAAGGACAAGTTTAA
- a CDS encoding MarR family winged helix-turn-helix transcriptional regulator, with the protein MPYSQLQLDKQLCHRLYMASNGVIRAYRPLLEALDLTYPQYVVMMALWQQDDITIQTLLAKTAIDGGAMTLILKKMQTKQLLSISANEDDKRKKLIRLTQTGHALKHKAASVPAQIQCAFPTISQQDVHTLISLLDKVCGDLNQA; encoded by the coding sequence ATGCCCTATTCACAACTACAGCTTGATAAACAACTTTGCCACCGCCTTTACATGGCATCAAATGGAGTTATCCGCGCCTATCGCCCTTTACTTGAAGCGCTTGATTTAACCTATCCGCAATATGTCGTCATGATGGCCCTTTGGCAGCAAGACGATATTACAATTCAAACCTTATTAGCCAAAACAGCCATTGATGGCGGCGCAATGACGTTAATATTAAAGAAAATGCAAACCAAACAATTACTTAGCATTAGTGCAAATGAAGATGATAAACGTAAAAAACTGATACGCTTGACTCAAACTGGTCATGCATTAAAACACAAAGCCGCTTCTGTTCCGGCGCAAATTCAATGTGCCTTTCCAACCATCAGCCAACAAGATGTCCATACTCTTATAAGCCTACTTGATAAAGTGTGTGGTGATTTAAACCAAGCATAA
- the ppiC gene encoding peptidylprolyl isomerase PpiC: MANTAHALHILVKHKEQADDIIAQLKKGAKFQTLAKKFSSCPSGKNGGDLGEFKRGQMVPQFDKVVFSCEVLEPQLVKTRFGWHVIKVLYRT; the protein is encoded by the coding sequence ATGGCAAATACCGCCCATGCATTACACATTTTAGTAAAACACAAAGAACAAGCCGATGATATTATTGCGCAATTAAAAAAGGGCGCAAAATTTCAGACTTTAGCAAAAAAATTCTCAAGCTGTCCATCGGGTAAAAATGGCGGTGATTTGGGCGAGTTTAAACGCGGCCAAATGGTGCCTCAGTTTGATAAAGTGGTGTTTAGTTGCGAAGTGCTTGAACCACAATTGGTGAAAACCCGCTTTGGTTGGCATGTTATAAAGGTCTTGTATCGTACCTAA
- a CDS encoding peptidylprolyl isomerase has protein sequence MRAMLFLVGFLSLPVWSITTQFTAEELALLTKRYQQYSPNISSREVKQKLLEEQFLLAQANQYQPQLVVRLSDVGFSTDYHAKRYLIDLLINEITISEPTLSAKVIKTYNSLWLKNMLGTYPNTGELQTATRDKLKALNIKLGSFNFNFDEFYHSLSMQSRFKLHQGDHNYLLAEMKNWLRYQYLLTQKTALAKQGYQLDHLTDIATATIVSPAMRSYFGISDMMHSQSALLQELEQTLSESQLNQFYITHKEQFRYSSEVFATGAIFVDKQSADDFYQLVQKIGFANALKKMNYQDIFAQYHNRLTRNHSRTNWLIQSAFNLAANSLSTVIRSPDDQWVLIETGEKKQDYYSSDSETVRYLAKKSLAKQQALARYQQAKQQWLKAL, from the coding sequence ATGAGAGCAATGTTATTTTTGGTAGGCTTTTTGAGCCTACCTGTTTGGTCTATCACCACTCAATTTACAGCCGAAGAACTGGCTTTATTAACTAAACGTTATCAGCAATATTCACCCAACATTTCATCCAGAGAAGTAAAACAAAAGCTATTAGAAGAACAATTCTTACTCGCACAAGCAAATCAATACCAACCCCAGTTAGTCGTTCGATTATCAGATGTTGGGTTTAGTACGGACTATCACGCCAAACGTTATCTTATTGATTTATTGATAAATGAAATAACAATTTCTGAGCCGACTCTATCGGCTAAAGTGATAAAGACCTATAACAGCCTTTGGCTTAAAAATATGCTCGGAACCTATCCCAATACTGGAGAGCTCCAAACTGCAACGCGAGATAAACTCAAAGCGCTCAATATTAAGTTAGGCTCATTTAACTTTAATTTTGATGAGTTTTACCACAGCTTGTCGATGCAAAGCCGTTTTAAACTTCATCAAGGAGACCATAATTATCTGCTTGCAGAAATGAAAAATTGGCTACGTTATCAATACCTGCTCACACAAAAAACAGCCTTAGCAAAACAGGGTTATCAACTTGACCACTTAACCGATATTGCCACTGCAACCATAGTAAGCCCTGCAATGCGCTCGTATTTTGGTATTAGTGATATGATGCATAGCCAAAGCGCACTGCTGCAAGAACTGGAGCAGACTCTTTCTGAATCACAGCTCAACCAATTTTATATCACCCATAAAGAACAGTTTCGTTATAGCTCTGAGGTCTTTGCAACAGGAGCCATATTTGTTGATAAACAAAGCGCCGATGATTTTTATCAACTAGTGCAAAAAATTGGTTTTGCTAATGCGCTTAAGAAAATGAATTACCAAGATATTTTCGCCCAATATCACAATCGCCTCACTCGCAACCACAGCCGGACCAATTGGTTGATTCAAAGTGCCTTTAATTTAGCAGCCAATAGCCTATCAACTGTGATCAGAAGCCCCGACGACCAATGGGTATTAATCGAAACTGGCGAGAAAAAACAAGATTATTATTCATCTGATAGCGAAACAGTTCGCTATTTAGCGAAAAAATCATTGGCAAAACAACAGGCTTTAGCTCGTTATCAACAAGCAAAACAACAATGGTTAAAGGCGCTTTGA
- a CDS encoding glycoside hydrolase family 3 protein — translation MKNNRLFVLKPIALLLSTGFLLLGCQPADETKTQASIAKTAPNMATNIDIWPKLDIAVKQDDAIETKVNTLLGTMTLEQKIAQMIQPEIRDITVEDMRKYGFGSYLNGGGAFPNNNKHATAQDWIALADALYQASIDDSLDGSTIPTMWGTDAVHGHNNVIGATLFPHNIGLGAANNPALIEKIAEVTATEVMVTGIDWVFAPTVAVVRDDRWGRTYEGYSEDPAIVREYAKAIVNGLQGHAKGDFLSDKRVISTVKHFIGDGGTQGGDDQGDNIADEQTLFDIHAQGYVGGLSAGAQSVMASFNSWHGKKNHGNEYLLTQVLKNKMGFDGFVVGDWNGHGQVAGCSNESCPQAINAGLDIFMVPTTAWKPLLENTIAQVKSGQIAQSRVDDAVRRILRVKFRAGLFDKPSPAKRMYSGKTELIGSAAHREIAKQAVRESLVLLKNNQQLLPLNPKQHILLAGDGADNIGKQSGGWTISWQGTGNTNEDFPGGSSIYDGFKQQIEQAGGRLELSVSGDYHTRPDVAVVVFGEEPYAEGNGDLDNLEYQRGLKSDLALLKRLKVAGIPVVSVFISGRPMWVNAELNASDAFVAAWLLGSEGDAVADVLLQSAQGEIQHDFKGKLSFSWPNDAMQTAVNQGDGQTPLLPFGFGLRYGDKSTLANDLNEKSQHTANQIQELVLFERAVKAPWRMSLVDQQGMTAVASSIEQNSALKIKSIDVDIQEDARLVQFNGTQAGALEINDNFPFDLRGLDEASSALVMTVKVPAAVASPVALSMRCENQCDVAIEISQALNNIVGNEWHDVSVDLACFKQQGATMDKIYAPFMFKASQAMAFEFKRIAVVPNLGSQATISCH, via the coding sequence ATGAAAAACAACCGGTTATTTGTACTCAAACCTATTGCACTACTGTTAAGCACAGGCTTTTTATTATTGGGCTGCCAACCAGCCGATGAGACTAAAACCCAAGCATCAATAGCAAAAACAGCACCCAACATGGCAACCAATATCGATATTTGGCCCAAGTTAGACATTGCTGTTAAACAAGATGACGCAATTGAAACGAAAGTGAACACACTTTTAGGCACCATGACGTTAGAGCAAAAAATTGCCCAGATGATCCAACCTGAAATTCGCGATATTACCGTTGAAGATATGCGTAAATATGGCTTTGGTTCATACCTAAATGGCGGTGGTGCATTTCCCAACAATAACAAACATGCCACTGCACAAGATTGGATTGCGTTAGCCGATGCACTTTATCAAGCATCGATTGATGACTCCCTTGATGGCAGCACCATTCCAACCATGTGGGGCACCGATGCGGTACACGGCCATAATAATGTTATTGGTGCAACGTTGTTTCCTCATAACATTGGCTTAGGTGCTGCAAATAATCCTGCGTTAATTGAAAAAATTGCCGAAGTCACCGCAACTGAGGTGATGGTAACGGGCATTGATTGGGTGTTTGCGCCAACCGTTGCAGTGGTAAGAGATGATAGATGGGGTCGCACCTATGAAGGTTATTCAGAAGACCCAGCCATTGTGCGCGAGTATGCCAAAGCCATAGTGAATGGTTTGCAAGGTCACGCCAAGGGGGATTTTTTATCTGATAAACGCGTGATAAGTACGGTTAAACATTTTATTGGTGATGGTGGTACACAAGGAGGGGATGACCAAGGTGATAACATTGCTGATGAGCAAACCTTATTTGATATTCATGCCCAAGGTTATGTCGGTGGCCTTAGTGCTGGTGCACAATCTGTGATGGCATCCTTTAATAGCTGGCATGGTAAAAAAAACCACGGTAATGAATATTTATTAACCCAAGTGCTTAAAAATAAGATGGGTTTTGATGGCTTTGTAGTCGGGGATTGGAATGGTCACGGTCAAGTTGCAGGTTGTAGCAACGAAAGTTGCCCGCAAGCAATCAATGCCGGGCTCGATATTTTTATGGTGCCGACCACTGCGTGGAAACCACTACTTGAAAATACCATTGCACAGGTCAAATCAGGTCAGATTGCACAATCTAGGGTTGATGATGCGGTGCGCCGGATCTTACGGGTGAAATTTAGAGCAGGCTTATTTGATAAACCCAGCCCAGCAAAACGTATGTACTCGGGTAAAACAGAACTTATTGGATCTGCTGCACATCGAGAAATTGCAAAACAAGCGGTGCGAGAGTCGTTAGTATTACTGAAAAATAATCAGCAATTATTGCCACTCAATCCCAAACAACACATTTTATTAGCCGGTGATGGCGCTGATAATATTGGTAAACAATCGGGTGGTTGGACAATTTCATGGCAAGGCACAGGCAATACCAACGAGGATTTTCCAGGGGGCAGCTCGATTTATGATGGATTTAAACAACAAATTGAACAAGCTGGTGGCCGCCTTGAGTTGAGCGTCAGTGGTGATTATCATACTCGTCCCGATGTCGCTGTGGTGGTGTTTGGTGAAGAACCCTATGCTGAAGGCAATGGGGATTTAGACAATCTTGAGTATCAACGAGGGCTTAAAAGTGATTTAGCCTTACTCAAACGCTTAAAAGTTGCGGGTATACCAGTGGTATCTGTCTTTATTAGTGGCCGCCCGATGTGGGTTAATGCTGAGCTTAATGCCTCTGATGCGTTTGTGGCAGCGTGGTTACTTGGCAGCGAAGGGGATGCGGTGGCAGATGTGCTGCTGCAAAGTGCACAAGGTGAAATTCAGCACGATTTTAAAGGTAAGCTCTCGTTTTCTTGGCCTAACGATGCAATGCAAACAGCGGTTAATCAAGGTGATGGACAAACGCCATTATTACCATTTGGTTTTGGTTTACGTTATGGCGATAAAAGCACGTTAGCGAATGATTTAAATGAGAAAAGCCAACATACTGCTAATCAAATTCAAGAACTAGTCTTATTTGAACGAGCGGTTAAAGCGCCTTGGCGTATGAGTTTAGTTGATCAACAAGGTATGACCGCTGTAGCTAGCAGTATTGAGCAAAATAGTGCACTTAAAATTAAATCGATTGATGTTGATATCCAAGAAGATGCTCGTTTAGTGCAATTTAATGGTACTCAAGCAGGCGCATTAGAAATTAATGACAACTTCCCTTTTGATTTAAGAGGGCTTGATGAGGCAAGCAGTGCCTTGGTGATGACAGTGAAAGTACCGGCTGCGGTGGCTTCTCCAGTAGCATTAAGTATGCGCTGCGAAAATCAATGTGATGTGGCTATCGAAATCAGCCAAGCATTAAATAACATTGTTGGTAATGAGTGGCATGATGTGAGTGTCGACTTAGCTTGTTTTAAACAACAAGGTGCTACGATGGATAAAATTTATGCGCCGTTTATGTTTAAAGCCTCTCAAGCGATGGCATTTGAATTTAAACGCATTGCGGTAGTACCAAATCTGGGCAGTCAAGCAACTATTAGCTGCCATTAG
- a CDS encoding response regulator transcription factor codes for MIVLLAEDERNLAALIIDYLAAEGIECDYADNGKMALHLVEVNHYDALILDIEMPYLDGFAVCSKLSALAHPPAVMFISARTHLDDKLTAFSLGALDYLTKPFELAELVARLRILTHSLIPQTPRIFELDSLHIDFNLRLVMRGHRSLTLSPKQWQLLTLLAHNSPEIVKKQVILAHLWPDQDANPDMYKTLLNRLRKNIDHPDEKALFKTIRGIGVALR; via the coding sequence ATGATAGTGCTGTTAGCTGAGGATGAAAGAAACCTTGCGGCGTTAATAATTGATTATCTTGCGGCAGAAGGTATTGAATGTGACTATGCCGACAATGGGAAAATGGCCCTGCACTTAGTCGAAGTGAATCATTATGATGCCCTAATTTTAGACATTGAAATGCCCTACTTAGATGGTTTTGCCGTCTGCTCAAAACTGTCAGCGTTAGCGCATCCGCCTGCAGTTATGTTTATTTCAGCACGGACGCATTTAGACGATAAACTAACTGCTTTTTCGCTCGGTGCACTTGATTACCTCACTAAACCCTTTGAATTAGCGGAACTAGTAGCGCGTTTAAGGATATTAACTCACTCTTTAATCCCTCAAACACCTCGTATATTTGAGCTTGATTCGCTGCATATAGATTTCAACTTACGTTTGGTGATGCGTGGTCATCGTTCATTAACTCTCTCACCAAAACAATGGCAACTGCTTACTTTGTTAGCACATAACAGCCCTGAGATAGTCAAAAAACAGGTTATTTTGGCTCACTTATGGCCCGACCAAGATGCCAATCCTGATATGTACAAAACCCTATTAAACCGCTTAAGAAAAAATATTGACCACCCTGATGAAAAAGCGCTATTTAAAACAATTCGCGGGATTGGAGTTGCTTTAAGATGA
- a CDS encoding phospholipase has protein sequence MNKTLFAATLLLCTTQSYGFSQETHKRIVEDAVSYMAQNPNTTHYQKLYAWSQKLGLTPTQLGQLMGQAAYDVDDFEDTFLCGAITGNCVQAPIWGMAESIVKYTSYWHFQNHTQGADAHGNDFGGYNYDKLTVWGTIDTLAATWLKGDHLDDGQGGQTGWFGADNSKYNSYQITEKNYRIGSQSQYGMYKNFEKIPFQPIDNLGQYWYQSFLSHKNPQLLGFVFHTTDLLQPHHTWTTSDLNHSGWENWIKDYYDQEKLNDFTLVSDVMGSFAPLDSQSQDIRPILTQGGAFSYAQGGIVLNSKDHYDRVATAKQVIPHAIAMVVHLLNHAMEQE, from the coding sequence ATGAACAAAACACTATTTGCTGCAACGTTGCTGCTCTGTACAACCCAATCGTATGGATTTAGCCAAGAAACACATAAACGCATTGTTGAAGATGCGGTGAGTTATATGGCACAAAATCCAAATACAACACACTATCAAAAACTTTATGCTTGGAGTCAAAAACTAGGTTTAACCCCTACTCAACTTGGTCAACTGATGGGGCAAGCAGCCTATGATGTTGATGATTTTGAAGATACGTTTTTATGCGGTGCCATTACAGGTAACTGCGTACAAGCTCCTATTTGGGGCATGGCTGAAAGCATTGTGAAATATACCAGTTATTGGCATTTTCAAAATCATACCCAAGGTGCAGATGCGCATGGTAACGACTTTGGTGGCTATAACTACGATAAACTGACCGTTTGGGGCACCATTGATACCTTAGCGGCAACTTGGCTTAAAGGTGATCATCTTGATGATGGGCAAGGTGGACAAACGGGTTGGTTTGGTGCTGATAACAGTAAATATAATAGCTATCAAATCACTGAGAAAAACTATCGAATTGGCAGCCAATCGCAATATGGTATGTACAAAAATTTTGAAAAAATTCCATTTCAACCCATAGATAACTTAGGTCAATATTGGTATCAAAGTTTTCTTAGCCATAAAAATCCACAATTATTAGGCTTTGTATTTCACACCACCGACTTATTGCAACCTCACCATACTTGGACAACCTCAGATTTAAATCACAGTGGCTGGGAAAACTGGATTAAAGACTATTACGACCAAGAAAAACTAAATGATTTTACGCTAGTCAGCGATGTTATGGGCTCATTTGCTCCCCTAGATAGCCAAAGCCAAGATATTCGTCCTATTTTGACTCAAGGTGGTGCATTTTCTTATGCTCAAGGCGGCATCGTACTAAACTCCAAAGATCATTACGACCGAGTCGCCACAGCCAAACAAGTTATTCCTCATGCCATCGCCATGGTGGTCCATTTGCTCAATCATGCTATGGAACAAGAGTAA
- a CDS encoding MipA/OmpV family protein, which yields MNAMYGSVLCAALLLSFSAIAEQSRGEARERLEPEGFLYGIGLGINQELYKGYDKRVIPLPILGYRGKRLSVLGPFVSYDFLQLDGVRFAVQAAPRFQGYDSSDSDVFIGMDKRKFSFDAGLGIKYQRDDWSFDVSSMFDVLNKSNGYELKTSIGRAFKQGPLFIEPTLSVSYLDANHVDYYYGVAAHEATFARPMYEGKSAVNTSVGLSIGTPIFFGGFTRLGIDYTWNDSSISESPLVERDTNLSLILLYSRFF from the coding sequence ATGAATGCAATGTATGGATCTGTTTTGTGTGCTGCGCTGTTACTGAGTTTTTCTGCTATTGCAGAGCAAAGTCGTGGCGAAGCAAGGGAGCGTTTAGAACCTGAAGGCTTTTTGTACGGCATAGGTTTAGGTATCAATCAAGAATTGTATAAAGGGTATGACAAACGAGTGATCCCACTACCGATTTTAGGTTATCGTGGTAAACGATTGTCAGTTTTAGGGCCTTTTGTCAGCTACGATTTTTTGCAGTTAGATGGGGTTCGTTTTGCTGTGCAAGCTGCGCCTCGATTTCAAGGATACGATAGCTCTGATAGCGATGTGTTTATCGGCATGGATAAACGTAAGTTTTCGTTTGATGCCGGGCTTGGAATAAAATATCAACGTGATGATTGGAGTTTTGATGTATCTTCAATGTTTGATGTACTCAACAAATCAAATGGGTATGAACTTAAAACATCGATAGGGCGGGCATTCAAACAAGGCCCACTTTTTATTGAGCCGACGTTATCGGTCAGCTATCTCGATGCAAATCATGTTGATTATTATTATGGGGTGGCAGCCCATGAAGCGACATTTGCAAGGCCAATGTACGAAGGAAAAAGTGCGGTTAATACTTCTGTTGGTTTATCCATCGGCACCCCGATATTTTTTGGTGGTTTTACCCGTTTAGGCATTGATTACACCTGGAATGATTCGAGTATTTCAGAAAGTCCCTTGGTTGAACGAGATACTAATTTGTCACTCATTTTACTGTACTCTCGGTTTTTTTAA